One Longimicrobium sp. genomic window, CGACGTGCCGTACCTGACCACGGGGGTCGGGCTGCGCACCCCGGGACGGATCCGGCTGACGCTGGAGGCCGAGATGGACTGGTACCACGTGGAGTTCACGGACGTCACCCGGGAGTGGCAGAACAGCCAGGTGGTGCGCGAGATCTCGCGCGTGGAGCGCGACCGCTGGTGGCGCGGCGTGGGGCTGCGCGCGGGCGTGGAGCTGGGCGCGCGCCGCTGACCACCAGGGGCGCGAATCGACGAGCCGGGCCGGCGACCGCCGGCCCGGCTCGTTTTCGTCACCCCTCCTATTGCCCGCCTCCCGATCGCTCCGCATCTTGGCGCCTCCCGCTCCTCGTCTCACCCGCGACCTGCACCGGCCGAAATGGGCTCCTCCTACAACCACATCGTCCTGCGCGGGCCCGAGCAGCGCCGCGTCGCCGGGCTCCTGGAGGAGCGCGGGCGGCGGGCGTACGTGGGGCCCACGCGGCAGGGCTGCACCCTCGTCTTCGACGCCGCGGCCGACGACGATCCGGGCCAGAACGAGCAGCTGGCGGCCGAGCTGTCGCGGGAGCTCGCGTGCCCGGCGCTCGGCGTCGGCGTCTACGACAGCGACGTCTGCGCGTACGTCCTCTGCCAGGGCGGCGCGGTGGCGGACCGCTACGACTCCACGCCCGGCTACTGGGACGGCGACGACCTCCCGCCCGAGGGCGGCGACGCGGCGCTGCTCTGCCGCGCCATCGGCGGCCCGAACGCGCAGCCCGAGGCGGTGGAGCGTATCCTCCGCGCGCCGGCGGACAGCGAGTCGTACGTCTTCGCCGAGGCCCGCCACGCCGACCTGTGCGACGCGCTGGGGCTCCCCCGCTACGGCGTGGGGCTCGGCTACGGCTCCATCCGCGAGGGCGACGCGGAGGAGGTCGAGCGGGAGCTGGTGCGCGTGGGGCCCGAAGACGAGGAGGAGGTGAACCCCTTCGCCGCGCTCTTCGGCGAGGGCGGCCCGGGCGGGCTGGGCGACCTCTCCGCGCTGGGGGATCTTTCCAAGCTGGGCGACCTCTCGGGGCTGGGGGATCTCTCCGGGCTGGGTGACCTCTCCGGGCTGGGTGCGTTGGGCGGCGCGGGCGGACCGGCCGCGGGCGGCTTCCCCAACCTGGACCTGGGCGCGATGGCGCAGCTCTCCGGCATGCCCTCGCCGATGGAGCTGATGGCGATGATGGAGCACCCCTCCGCCCGCTACTTCAACGCGCTGGCCGCCGGCGACGTGGAGGAGGTGCGCGCGCTCTTCGCGGGCGAGCCGAAGATCGACGATCCGCGCGGCGGGCGGGTGGAGACGGCGGAGGCGCTGGAGGCGTTCGTGGCCGAGAGCGCGCGGTGGCTGGGCGAGGGGGCGGCGGCGCAGCGCGAGATGCTGGCGCGGTTCGGGATGCCGGAGCTGCCCACGGGGCTCCCGTTCAGCCTGGCGTACCAGCCGTTCGCCGTCACCCAGTCGCCGGGGCGCGACGTGGCCGAGGGGGTGCTGGCGGTGGTGAGCGGGGGGCGCCCCGTGCAGCTCCCGGTGGCGACCGTGTGGGAGACGGCGGAGGGGGGCGGCATCGGCGCGCTGCGGGTCTACCACACGCTCTGGCCGGTGCGCGGCGAGCACACCGTGCGGCCGCCGCTGGTGCCGCCCGCCGAGGGGCTGGAGATCCCGGACGTGGTGGGCCGCTACCAGGCGGCGCTGGCCGCGGGCGACGTGGAGGCGGTGGTGGCCTGCTTCGAGCCCAACGGCCTGGCCCGCGAGCCCGCAGGCGAGCGGTTCGTGCACATCGGCACCGAGGCGCTGCGCGCCTTCTACACGGCGCTCTTCTCCAACGGCGGCGGCATCCCGCTGCGGCACTGCACGGTGACGGACGACGGGGTGCGCTGCGCCATCGAGTACGTGGCCACGCGCTGGGGCACGACGGAGCTGCCGCCGCAGGCGGGCGTGGCGGTCTACGAGCGCGGCCCCGGCGGCGTGCTGCGCGCCGCCCGCATCTACGACGACATCGACCCGCCGCTGCCGCAGAAGTAGCCGTACGGGTCGGGGGATGAAGCGCGAGCGGCGGACCCGTGACCGGTCCGCCGCTCGCCGCGTTTGTTTCTCTGCTGACTCTGCTGACTCTGCGTGAGGCCTGCGTTTCTGGTCCGGGATCAGTAGCGCCGGAGGCCGAAGCGGTAGCGCATCCAGCCGGGGACCGGCTGCCCGTCCTTGCGGGCGGGGTTCCAGCGCATCTCGTACGCCAGGTTCATCAGGTACTGGTCGACGCCCCAGTCGCCGCTGGGGATCTCGACGCTCGCGACCACCACCTTCCCGGCGGGGCTCACCAGCAGCAGGAGCTGGGTGTCGCGCTCCCAGCTGCCGGTCTGGTCGGAAGTGACGCCGGCCAGGCGGTTCAGGAGCTCCTGCACGCGCGCGTCGTTGCGCACCTCCGGCGCCTGGTCCCAGCGCCAGTCCCACTCGCCGCCGACCACGGCGAGCGTCTCCTCGGAAAGCCGGAAGCTCACGTGGAACGGGCCACTGCCGGGGCGCTCGCGCAGGAACGCGGCGATGGCGGGGCGCGCGTGGGCGAAGGCGGCCTGCGGCACGTCGGAGCCGGCGAAGCTGCCGCTCAGGTTGGCGTTGGCCGAGTCGGCGCGCAGCAGGAAGATGCCGCGGGTGGGGCGCACCCCGTTGTTCTGCAGCGCCGCCAGCACGCCCGCCGCCAGCCGCCCGACGCCGATGTCGTCGCCCGCCACCTCGATGCGCACCGGGTCGGCGGGCTGCTGCTCCTGGGCGGCGGCGGGCGCCGTCCAGGCGCAGAGGGCGAGCCCGGCGCAGGCGAGCGCCCGGGCGGCGGTGAAGGTCGTAAGTCTCATACCGAATCTGGGAGATCAGTTGGTGTTCGCTGTCATTCTGAGGCCCGATCACACAGAACCGGCGTCCACACGAATGACGGCAGGGCCGAAGAATCTTCTCACCCTGGCACGTGGGTCGGGCGCGGCAGCGGCACGGATGCCCGCTCGCCCGATCACCCACCTCAGGAAGGCCGCCGCAGGCCGAACCGGTAGGTCATCCAGGTGGGCACCGGCTGCCCTTCGCGGCGGGCGGGCTCCCAGCGCATCGCGTAGGCGACCTCCGTGAGCTGGCGCTCCAGGGCCGCATCCTCGCCCGGCTCGGAGAAGGCGACGGCCAGCACGTTGCCGGCGGGGCTGATCAGCAGCGACACCTCGGTGCCGCGCTCGGCCGCCACGCTGCGGTCCTGCGTGGTGGCGAGGCTGCTCAGCCGGCGCTCGATCGGACGGGCGTTGAGGAGCGCGGGCGCCTGGTCGAGGTCCCAGTCCCAGTCGCCCGCCACCACCGCGAGCGTCTCCTCGCCCACGCGGAAGCTCACGTGGTGGGCGCGGCCGTCCTTCCACTGCGCCAGGAAGGCGTCGACCGCGGGGCGCGCCTGCTCCAGCGCGGCGGCCGGCAGGTCCGCACCGACGAAGCGGACCTCGGGGTCAGCGCCGCCCGGGCCGGTGCGCAGCACGAAGGTGCCGCGGGTGCCGTGCATCCCCGCGTTGCGCAGCCGCACCAGCACCCCCGCCGCCAGCGCCCCCACCCCCGTCGGGTCGTTCATCACCGGCATCCGCGCCGGCGTGCCGGCCGACTCCTCCTGCGCCGCGGCGGGCGCGGCGGACAGCAGCGCGAGAGCCGCGCACGCGAGCGCGAGGGCGCGAGGAACGGCGCTGGTCTTCATCATTGGATTCGGGGGAGGTGGAGCGAGAGCCTGCCAATAAGAGGGACGCTGCGCTAAATGTTTACGAAGATTGGCACATCTGTCAATCGGGACCGAAGGAGATGGGCGCCTGAAGGCGCGGCTACAACGGCGAAGAGCCCGCCTGCGCGGGCTCCTTCGGTGTGGACGCGGGTCGGTGCGGACGGCAGGGCTTCGGGCTGCGTAGCGTTTTTGTTATTCCGGAGGCTCCGTGCACGCGCGCTCAATGGCGGCGGCAACTATCTTCACATGGGGATGCGCCGGCGTGAAATGTTTGTCCAAGATAGCTTTGGCGCGGTGGAGGAGGGCACAAGCTCGCTCTTGGTTTCCGAGTTCCAGTTCTACCCATGCGAGATTGTGGTAGCTAACCGCCAGCGTGGGGTGGTCAGGATCGAAGTGCCGCTCATCGATCTCAATGGCTCGCTCCATCTGCCGCCGCGCTTCTGCCAAATCTCCGAGGGCCTTGAGGATCATGGCGATGTTGGAATAGCAGGTCGCCAGCACGGGATGGTCAGAATCGAAGTGCCGCTCATTGATCTCTATAGCCCGCTCCATTCGCCGCCGCGCCTCCGTCAAATCCCTGAGTTCCCAGAGAACGGTGGCGAGATTGGAGTAGCTGATCGCTAGCGTAGGGTGATCGGGATCGAAGTGCTGCTCCTCTATCTCGATGACCCGCTCTATCAGCCGCCGCGCCTCCGTCATTTCCCCAAGGTTCTTTAGGATCATGGCGAGATTCGAGTAGCTGGTTGCCAGCACCGGGTGGTCGGGATCAAAGTGCCGCTCATCGATTTCGATGGCTTGCTCCATCCGCCACCGCGCCTCCACCAGTTCCCCAAGGTCCTTTAGGATTCCGGCAAGATTGGAGTAGCTGACCGCCAGCGTGAGGTGATCGGGATCGAAGTGCTGCTCCTTGATTTCGATTGCCCGCTCCATCCGCCGACGCGCCTCTGCAAGCTCACCGAGATCTTGGAGGTGCATGGCGAGGTTCGATAGCAGAGCGGCCACTTTCTCGACTGGCAAAGCCTCCAACCGTTCGGCGTGCGCGAATTCTTCGAGCAGCGCGCGAGCCTCCGTGAATCGGCCCAATGCGCGGAGCGGGGTCGAGATCCAGTTAGCCAGGCTGGCCGCCACCTCGGTGCGGCCTAGCGTGTCCAACTCCC contains:
- a CDS encoding nuclear transport factor 2 family protein is translated as MGSSYNHIVLRGPEQRRVAGLLEERGRRAYVGPTRQGCTLVFDAAADDDPGQNEQLAAELSRELACPALGVGVYDSDVCAYVLCQGGAVADRYDSTPGYWDGDDLPPEGGDAALLCRAIGGPNAQPEAVERILRAPADSESYVFAEARHADLCDALGLPRYGVGLGYGSIREGDAEEVERELVRVGPEDEEEVNPFAALFGEGGPGGLGDLSALGDLSKLGDLSGLGDLSGLGDLSGLGALGGAGGPAAGGFPNLDLGAMAQLSGMPSPMELMAMMEHPSARYFNALAAGDVEEVRALFAGEPKIDDPRGGRVETAEALEAFVAESARWLGEGAAAQREMLARFGMPELPTGLPFSLAYQPFAVTQSPGRDVAEGVLAVVSGGRPVQLPVATVWETAEGGGIGALRVYHTLWPVRGEHTVRPPLVPPAEGLEIPDVVGRYQAALAAGDVEAVVACFEPNGLAREPAGERFVHIGTEALRAFYTALFSNGGGIPLRHCTVTDDGVRCAIEYVATRWGTTELPPQAGVAVYERGPGGVLRAARIYDDIDPPLPQK